The segment TTTTTCAAAGTCACACCTGAAACGGAATTGCTGTTTTCCAAAATGCTGTATATCATATCACGCAACTGCTTCGCCCCTTTCATCACGCAAAATCGTTGATATTATTATACCGGCGCAAAAATTCCCGGTCAATGGGTATTCCGGCCAAACGGAAAAACTCCTTGCTATACGGGCCTAAAATACCGATATGTGCATAGAAGCATAATCGAATATGTGCTACCATTAGAGTTGGTTAGCGAGGTCTAACCGAGAAAGCAATCATGTTAGGAGGTTTCGCAATGAACAACAAATTGCAAGGAAAGGATCTCATCAACATCGGTATTTTCACGGCGATTTATTTTATCGTCATTTTCGCGGCGGCGTCTATCGGCTTTATCCCGATTTTCATTCCGCTTATCAGCGTAATCGTGCCGCTTGTGGGCGGTATTCCGATGATGTTGTTCTTCTCCAAAATCAAGAAATTCGGTATGCTTACCATCTGCGGAGTGCTGCTCGGCATCATTATGCTGCTGACCGGCATGGGCTGGTGGTGCATCCCTACCGGGCTGATCTTCGGGCTGATTTCCGATTTTATGATGAAAGCCTGTGACTACAAGAACGCCAAGCGTGAAGTGCTGATCCACGGCGTTTTTTCCATGTGGGTCATCGGGGCGTTTATTCCCATCGTTGTGACGCGTGACGCTTACTACCAGAACCTGCTCCCCGGTTACGGCCAGGAATATGCCGACACACTCATGGCTTATATGCCCGACTGGATTTTGCCGGTACTGCTTATTGCTGCTTTCGTCAGCGGTCTTGTCGGCGGCCTGATTGGACGAAAGATTTTCAAAAAGCATTTTGAGCGGGCGGGAATTGTGTAATGAGCCGCGAACTTCTTGCAAGTCAAAAAAACAATAGCGGAATTTTATTAGACCCCCGGACAAAACTGGCGGTACTGATTACCATAGCTGTCTTTATTTTAGGCGGTTCGTATGAAGGTATCATGCAGTATTACATCATCGTGCTGGCGGCGATCCCTCTGCTGCTTTTGGCAGCGGCCAGAAAATGGAAAGGCGCTGTTCTCTATATCCTGATTTTCGGGGGAAGTCTGTGCTTGGAAATGTTCGGCCTGTCCCGACTGACCGGCGTAGCAAACTACATCGCGGTAGCCGTCGTTGGTATCTTGCTGCGGTTCACACCCAGCGTGGTCATGGGATATTTCGTGGTAACGACAACTACGGTCAGTGAATTTGTTGCGGCGATGGAACGGCTCCACCTGCCGCAGCAGATCACCATTCCCATGTCTGTGATGTTTCGCTTCTTTCCCACGGTTGCAGAAGAATGGAGCGCCATTGGGGACGCCATGCGGATGCGTGGCGTCCGCTTTGGTGGTGGAAAAGCCAGCGCGATTTTAGAATATCGGATTGTTCCTATGATGATCTGCTCCGTAAAAATCGGAGAGGAACTGTCCCAGGCAGCCCTTACGCGGGGATTGGGTGGCCCGGTAAAGCGTACGAATATCTGTAAGCTGGGCTTTCATGTGCAGGATGTTATTTTTCTGCTGATCTGTCTGGGAGCATTTGCAGCGCAAATCTATGTGCTTGCCGCAAGGGGGTGAAGGAAGTGATTGAATGTCAAGATGTGTCATTTTCCTATCCAGCGAGCGGTTTGCCTGACAGTGAAAAGCAGGCCGAAGGCGCTTTAAAACATATTTCTTGCACCATTGAGGACGGTTCTTTTGTCCTGCTTTGCGGAACTTCCGGCTGCGGGAAAACAACGATGACCCGTCTGTTCAACGGCCTTATTCCTCATTACCATGAGGGGACTTATACCGGCTCCGTCTATCTGGATGGAAAGGATACTCGCGACCTGTCACTGTTTGATATTTCTCTAAAAGTCGGTTCTGTATTTCAAAATCCGCGTTCTCAATTTTTCAATGTGGATACGACCAGCGAACTGGCTTTCGGCCCGGAAAACCACGGGATGCCGGAAGATATTGTGCGTGACCGGGTAAAGCGTGTAGCTGCACAGCTAAAGTTGGAGCCGTTGCTTGATAGAAGTATTTTTTCTTTGTCCGGCGGTGAAAAGCAAAAAATTGCCTGCGGATCGGCAGCAGCGATTGACCCGGATGTTTATGTGCTGGATGAACCATCATCCAACCTTGACACATACGCTATCGCTGATTTTCGGCAGCTTCTCTTTGCTTTGAAATCGCAAGGAAAGACCATCATCATCTCTGAACACCGGCTATACTATCTGTCTGGCCTCTTTGACCGCGTTCTGTATCTGAAAGACGGAGAAATTGAAGGAGATTATACAGCGGAGGAGTTTTGCCGCCTGTCAGCAAAACAGCGAGAGGAAATGGGGCTTCGGCCTCTTGAACTTGCAGGGCTTTCAGGAGTTGAAGGGCCGCCGCAGCGAATAAATGAGGCGGTTTGGACGATAAAAAATGTGTCCTTTGCCTATAAGCATGAGCCGGAAACCTTGCATATAACGGAAACTACTTTCCCATCCGGCAGCGCCACAGCTATTATCGGACATAACGGTGCGGGAAAATCCACCTTTGCCCGGTGCCTCTGCGGATTGGAAAAGCACTTCAAGGGGACAGTGCAGGATCGGAGCAAGATTTATTCCAGGAAAGAACGATTGAAACTCTGCTATATGGTTATGCAGGATGCAAACCATCAGCTTTTTACCGAAAGTGTTCTGGATGAAATTCTGCTCAGTATGGGAACCGAGGATAAGCAAAGGGCAAGAGAAATCTTAAAGGAGATGGACTTGCTGCCTTATGAGGACTGCCACCCGATGGGGCTGTCCGGCGGCCAAAAGCAGCGTGTGGCAGTTGCCTCTGCGATTGCTTCGGAACGCCCTCTGATTTTATTCGATGAGCCAACAAGCGGCCTTGACCTTTTTCACATGAGGCAGGTTGCCAGTGTTGTCAATCAAGTGGCAGATACCGGGAGAACTGCGCTTGTAGTGACCCATGACCCAGAATTTATTTTACGGTGCTGTAATTATGTCCTTCACTTAGAAAACGGGCAAATTCAGGAAAGTTATTCCATAGAGAACAACGATGGCCGAAACCGGCTGCTAAAGTTTTTCCTGAATGATATGGAGAAGGAGGTGTCCACAGAATGAAGGAGGAAAAGAAAGAATCACCCATAGGTGTCTTATGGGGATGGGGCAAACCCTATCACGGGAAATTCATCGGCAGCATTATCCTTGCGGTATTAGGCGTGGCCTGCCAGATGGTGCCCTATTTCTGTGTGGCGCATATTGTCACGATGATGTTGTCTGGGGAGCAGAACTTTTCCCGATATGTGACCGCTGGCATTATTGCATTGTGTGGTTACTTTGGAAAGGTGCTGTTTTCCTGCCTTTCTACAACGATTTCCCACACAGCGACCTATTACACACTGCGCGATTTACGGGAGAATATCACCACTAAACTGGCCCGTGTCCCGATGGGGACGATTTTAGATACTCCGTCCGGCCAGTATAAAACGACGATTGTTGACCGGGTAGAAGGCATGGAATCGACCTTCGCGCACCTGATCCCGGAAATGACTGCAAATGTGCTGGTGCCTTTGGTGATTGTTGTATATCTATTCGTCGCGGACTGGCGCATGGCGCTCCTGTCCCTTGTTACGCTGGTAGTGGGCCTTGCTGTCATGTCTGCCGGTATGAAGAATTATCCCGACAAATGGGAGGGCGCAGTTAAAGCGGGAAAGCAGATGGCAAATGCCATTGTAGAGTACATCGGCGGGGTTGAGGTGGTAAAGGCGTTCAGCCAGTCCGCCGGTTCCTACAAAAAATATTCTGACGCGGTCAATTATAACGCCAACTACTATGTGGACTGGATGCGGGAAAACCAGAAAACCATGAGCGCCTACAACGCCATTTTGCCCTCGGTGCTGATCTGTGTGCTGCCTTGCGGCTTCGCGTTTTGGCTCTCCGGTAGCCTGGAACTTTCCACTTTCCTGTCTATCGTAATTTTCTCGCTGGGACTGATTGGGCCGATTATCGCGGCCTTTACCTTTACGGACGATTTGGCCGTATTGGGGACAAATGTGGAAGAAATCAGCCAGCTTTTGAACGCTGAAGAACTGAACCATAAGGATACACCGGTCAAGCTGGCAGACACCGGCATTTCTCTTAGGTCTGTGTCTTTTTCCTATGACGGG is part of the Clostridium sp. M62/1 genome and harbors:
- a CDS encoding MptD family putative ECF transporter S component — encoded protein: MNNKLQGKDLINIGIFTAIYFIVIFAAASIGFIPIFIPLISVIVPLVGGIPMMLFFSKIKKFGMLTICGVLLGIIMLLTGMGWWCIPTGLIFGLISDFMMKACDYKNAKREVLIHGVFSMWVIGAFIPIVVTRDAYYQNLLPGYGQEYADTLMAYMPDWILPVLLIAAFVSGLVGGLIGRKIFKKHFERAGIV
- a CDS encoding energy-coupling factor transporter transmembrane component T — protein: MSRELLASQKNNSGILLDPRTKLAVLITIAVFILGGSYEGIMQYYIIVLAAIPLLLLAAARKWKGAVLYILIFGGSLCLEMFGLSRLTGVANYIAVAVVGILLRFTPSVVMGYFVVTTTTVSEFVAAMERLHLPQQITIPMSVMFRFFPTVAEEWSAIGDAMRMRGVRFGGGKASAILEYRIVPMMICSVKIGEELSQAALTRGLGGPVKRTNICKLGFHVQDVIFLLICLGAFAAQIYVLAARG
- a CDS encoding ABC transporter ATP-binding protein, whose protein sequence is MIECQDVSFSYPASGLPDSEKQAEGALKHISCTIEDGSFVLLCGTSGCGKTTMTRLFNGLIPHYHEGTYTGSVYLDGKDTRDLSLFDISLKVGSVFQNPRSQFFNVDTTSELAFGPENHGMPEDIVRDRVKRVAAQLKLEPLLDRSIFSLSGGEKQKIACGSAAAIDPDVYVLDEPSSNLDTYAIADFRQLLFALKSQGKTIIISEHRLYYLSGLFDRVLYLKDGEIEGDYTAEEFCRLSAKQREEMGLRPLELAGLSGVEGPPQRINEAVWTIKNVSFAYKHEPETLHITETTFPSGSATAIIGHNGAGKSTFARCLCGLEKHFKGTVQDRSKIYSRKERLKLCYMVMQDANHQLFTESVLDEILLSMGTEDKQRAREILKEMDLLPYEDCHPMGLSGGQKQRVAVASAIASERPLILFDEPTSGLDLFHMRQVASVVNQVADTGRTALVVTHDPEFILRCCNYVLHLENGQIQESYSIENNDGRNRLLKFFLNDMEKEVSTE
- a CDS encoding ABC transporter ATP-binding protein; this encodes MKEEKKESPIGVLWGWGKPYHGKFIGSIILAVLGVACQMVPYFCVAHIVTMMLSGEQNFSRYVTAGIIALCGYFGKVLFSCLSTTISHTATYYTLRDLRENITTKLARVPMGTILDTPSGQYKTTIVDRVEGMESTFAHLIPEMTANVLVPLVIVVYLFVADWRMALLSLVTLVVGLAVMSAGMKNYPDKWEGAVKAGKQMANAIVEYIGGVEVVKAFSQSAGSYKKYSDAVNYNANYYVDWMRENQKTMSAYNAILPSVLICVLPCGFAFWLSGSLELSTFLSIVIFSLGLIGPIIAAFTFTDDLAVLGTNVEEISQLLNAEELNHKDTPVKLADTGISLRSVSFSYDGTTEVLHDVNLAIRPGTMTALVGPSGSGKSTVAKLIAGYWDVTSGSITLGGYELKDIPLSEISDQISYVSQDNYLFNRSIRENIRMGKPSATNAEVEQAAKQSGCDTFIRKLDNGYDTIVGSAGSHLSGGERQRIAIARAMLKNAPVVILDEATAYIDPENEALVQKAISALTVGKTLIVIAHRLSTIVGADNIVVVKDGTVHAQGTHEKLLETCPLYRDMWQAHIGAKDQM